From the genome of Marinobacter antarcticus, one region includes:
- a CDS encoding IscS subfamily cysteine desulfurase, whose product MKKPVYLDYAATTPVDPAVADEMIKYLTLDGVFGNPASRSHGFGWQAEAAVESARGQVASLIHADPREIVWTSGATESDNLAIKGAVAGRDNAHIITSTIEHKAVVDTCKWLEAQGVGVTWLDPGSDGRIQPDQVFSALKPETVLVSLMLVNNELGCVTDIAVIGAELRSRGVMFHVDAAQAAGKLPIDVTAMPVDLMSLSGHKVYGPKGVGALYVRRSPDVRIEAQIHGGGHERGMRSGTLPTHQIAGMGKAFAIAEACLEDEIQHLEHLRSSFLAGLEALPGVALNGSDTCRVPGIINLSFEGVEAESLMLGLRDLAVSSGSACASATVEPSFVLRGIGLSDELAHRSLRFSVGRYTTAEEIAFASAQIVDVVTRLRAVR is encoded by the coding sequence ATGAAAAAGCCTGTGTACCTCGATTACGCTGCAACGACGCCCGTTGACCCCGCAGTCGCTGATGAAATGATCAAATATCTGACCCTTGATGGCGTTTTTGGCAATCCGGCTTCCCGCTCTCATGGCTTTGGCTGGCAAGCGGAAGCTGCTGTGGAGTCAGCCCGTGGCCAGGTTGCGAGCCTGATTCATGCCGATCCCCGCGAAATTGTCTGGACCTCCGGAGCCACCGAGTCGGACAACCTTGCTATCAAGGGAGCGGTTGCCGGTCGTGATAATGCGCACATCATAACGTCAACCATTGAGCACAAGGCTGTTGTGGATACTTGTAAGTGGCTGGAAGCGCAGGGCGTTGGGGTTACCTGGCTGGATCCAGGCAGTGACGGTCGCATACAGCCTGATCAGGTATTCAGTGCGCTTAAGCCGGAAACCGTTCTGGTGAGCCTGATGCTCGTCAACAATGAACTGGGTTGCGTGACCGATATAGCGGTTATTGGTGCAGAGCTCCGCAGTCGTGGCGTGATGTTTCACGTAGATGCGGCTCAGGCTGCCGGCAAGCTGCCCATTGATGTCACCGCCATGCCAGTGGACCTGATGTCTCTCTCTGGCCACAAAGTATACGGCCCCAAAGGTGTTGGTGCGCTCTATGTCAGGCGTTCGCCCGATGTGCGCATAGAGGCTCAGATCCATGGCGGTGGTCATGAGCGTGGCATGCGTTCCGGAACCCTGCCAACGCACCAGATTGCGGGTATGGGTAAGGCATTTGCAATCGCTGAGGCCTGTCTTGAGGACGAGATACAGCATTTGGAGCATTTGCGCTCATCGTTTCTGGCCGGCTTGGAAGCGTTGCCCGGGGTGGCCCTGAACGGTTCCGATACCTGTCGCGTACCAGGAATTATCAATCTGTCGTTTGAGGGGGTCGAAGCGGAGTCTCTGATGCTTGGGCTGCGGGATCTGGCAGTATCCTCTGGTTCCGCTTGCGCCTCTGCCACCGTAGAGCCTTCTTTTGTGCTTCGTGGTATCGGGTTGAGCGATGAGCTGGCCCATCGCTCGTTGCGGTTTTCTGTCGGGCGTTACACAACCGCCGAAGAAATTGCCTTTGCCAGTGCGCAAATTGTTGATGTTGTTACTCGCCTTCGTGCAGTGCGGTAG
- the ndk gene encoding nucleoside-diphosphate kinase — translation MANERTLSIIKPDAVAKNVIGEIYSRFEKAGLSIVASRMMHLTQEQAEGFYAEHKERPFFNDLVAFMTSGPVVVQTLEGEGAILKNRDLMGATNPKEADAGTIRADFASSIDANAVHGSDSAASAEREIAYFFNDNEICPRG, via the coding sequence ATGGCTAACGAGCGCACGCTTTCTATTATCAAGCCCGATGCAGTTGCAAAGAATGTGATCGGTGAAATTTATAGCCGCTTTGAGAAAGCTGGTCTGAGCATTGTTGCCTCGCGCATGATGCACCTGACCCAGGAACAGGCTGAAGGCTTTTATGCTGAGCATAAAGAACGTCCGTTCTTTAACGATCTGGTGGCATTCATGACGTCCGGCCCGGTTGTCGTTCAGACTTTGGAAGGCGAAGGCGCCATCCTGAAAAACCGTGACCTGATGGGCGCTACCAACCCGAAGGAAGCCGACGCAGGCACAATTCGCGCCGATTTCGCTTCATCTATCGACGCGAATGCGGTTCACGGATCTGACTCTGCTGCTTCCGCAGAGCGCGAAATCGCCTATTTTTTCAATGACAACGAAATCTGCCCGCGCGGCTGA
- the rlmN gene encoding 23S rRNA (adenine(2503)-C(2))-methyltransferase RlmN, producing the protein MTAAAEKTNLLGMPKAKLEAYFDSLGEKRFRATQLLQWMHQRGVDDFDQMTNMSKPLRDKLKQVAEVRGPEVVYDETSKDGTRKWVMRMDNGNNVETVLIPDGERGTLCVSSQIGCTLDCTFCSTGKRGFNRNLTAAEIIGQVWVARKAFMPFEPGPDRPITNVVMMGMGEPLLNFDNVVDAMFLMMEDLAYGISKRRVTLSTSGVVPGIDKLAEVTDVSLAISLHAPNDELRNQLVPLNKKYPIAELLAATRRYFSRLPEKRKATIEYTVIEGMNDKPEHARELAELLRDLPCKINLIPFNPFPESDFRRPSMNATRRFQAILNEAGYIATIRTTRGDDIDAACGQLVGKVEDRTRRSQRYINVQQVNP; encoded by the coding sequence ATGACAGCGGCCGCTGAAAAAACCAATCTTCTGGGGATGCCGAAGGCCAAGCTTGAGGCTTACTTTGATTCCCTGGGAGAAAAACGTTTTCGCGCCACTCAGTTGCTGCAGTGGATGCATCAGCGCGGCGTGGATGACTTCGATCAAATGACCAATATGAGCAAACCCCTGCGGGACAAGCTTAAGCAGGTGGCTGAGGTTCGCGGCCCGGAAGTTGTCTATGACGAAACGTCAAAAGACGGCACCCGCAAGTGGGTCATGCGCATGGATAACGGCAACAACGTTGAAACTGTGCTGATTCCTGACGGCGAACGCGGTACGTTGTGCGTATCGTCGCAAATCGGCTGCACCCTTGACTGCACCTTCTGCTCTACCGGCAAGCGTGGTTTTAACCGGAACCTCACGGCTGCTGAAATTATCGGCCAGGTTTGGGTTGCACGTAAGGCGTTCATGCCTTTTGAGCCGGGCCCGGATCGGCCAATTACCAACGTTGTCATGATGGGCATGGGTGAGCCCCTGCTGAACTTTGACAACGTGGTAGATGCCATGTTTTTGATGATGGAAGATCTCGCTTATGGCATCTCCAAACGCAGGGTTACGCTGAGCACATCCGGGGTAGTACCGGGTATTGACAAGCTAGCGGAAGTTACAGATGTTTCACTGGCCATTTCGCTGCATGCCCCCAATGATGAGTTGAGGAATCAGTTGGTTCCGCTTAACAAGAAGTACCCGATTGCGGAACTTCTCGCTGCAACGCGTCGGTACTTTAGCCGTTTGCCTGAAAAGCGAAAGGCGACCATTGAATACACGGTCATTGAAGGCATGAATGACAAGCCGGAGCACGCCAGAGAACTTGCTGAACTGCTGCGGGATCTGCCTTGCAAGATCAATCTTATTCCCTTTAATCCGTTCCCTGAGAGCGACTTTCGCCGGCCAAGCATGAACGCCACCAGGCGTTTTCAGGCCATTCTCAATGAAGCGGGTTATATCGCTACCATCAGAACGACCCGGGGCGATGATATTGACGCTGCCTGCGGCCAGCTGGTTGGCAAGGTGGAAGACCGCACCCGTCGAAGCCAACGATATATCAATGTTCAGCAGGTGAACCCCTGA
- the pilW gene encoding type IV pilus biogenesis/stability protein PilW, with translation MAIESVSRRFAAVATLLVALFITGCVTTTDSRFSREEDHQKAVETYVQLATAYIGQGNVERARHHLDRALELAPESPSALATQGLIYHSDGEPELAEKSFRQAIAKDAGYTRARVYYGAFLYSQGRMEESRDQFRAASRDTEYSDRGSVFYNLGMTQERLGQLDEAIVSYRRASELSRGDARSLLSLSRVMVESGDLAGAARYYDRLLLIMQRNERLQHSPESLLTGIRIARYLGDGNQESSMVLQLKNKYPESVEYQQYKALISNDK, from the coding sequence GTGGCTATAGAATCGGTGAGTAGGCGTTTTGCTGCTGTAGCAACCTTGCTGGTCGCTCTTTTTATCACCGGCTGCGTCACCACAACAGACAGCCGTTTCTCCCGCGAGGAGGATCATCAGAAAGCCGTCGAAACCTATGTTCAGCTTGCTACCGCTTACATTGGTCAGGGTAATGTCGAGCGGGCGAGACACCATCTTGATCGTGCTCTGGAACTTGCGCCGGAGAGCCCTTCTGCTCTTGCGACGCAGGGGTTAATCTATCACTCTGATGGCGAGCCCGAGCTTGCAGAAAAGAGTTTCAGGCAGGCAATTGCCAAAGATGCCGGTTACACCCGTGCCAGAGTGTATTACGGTGCATTTCTCTATTCCCAAGGGCGGATGGAAGAGTCTCGTGATCAGTTTCGTGCCGCGTCCAGAGATACCGAGTACAGCGATCGTGGGTCCGTTTTTTATAATCTGGGTATGACGCAGGAACGACTCGGCCAGCTGGATGAAGCTATAGTGTCTTATCGTCGTGCTTCTGAGTTGAGCCGCGGCGACGCTCGTTCGTTGCTTTCGCTTTCCCGTGTGATGGTGGAGTCCGGCGATTTGGCAGGCGCTGCACGTTATTACGATCGTCTGCTGCTGATAATGCAGAGAAACGAGCGTCTGCAGCATTCACCTGAAAGTCTGTTAACGGGCATCCGCATCGCGCGGTATCTTGGAGACGGAAACCAGGAGTCCAGCATGGTGTTGCAACTGAAAAACAAGTACCCGGAGTCAGTAGAGTACCAACAATACAAGGCGCTGATTTCTAATGACAAGTGA
- a CDS encoding RodZ domain-containing protein → MTSDETQQTVSTETVGQQLKKARERHGLSISQIADAQHLRIVVIQAIENGDYGQIDSELFLKGYARAYAKQVGLNGDTIIADLNRELEPARLQKARELEANPLVDIERRRRRKQRIGKLLLLVAAAVFIGGLVVMFVVPKFSSGEVGDSLSTMSAPGNQASEAGSTAASDTLQGLNSDRPDPQTETEAEAAAAPEAGAAGSVLPDDIVQDQIPVVAQSTEPALAQSLVSEDAASLSGRLEIDFTGDCWVQVQDATGNSLASSLKRAGDKLEVSGQSPLKVVIGAVDTVKAIRFQGEPVDIADFPVVNNRSEFTLTI, encoded by the coding sequence ATGACAAGTGATGAAACCCAACAGACCGTGTCGACTGAAACCGTTGGTCAACAGTTAAAGAAGGCAAGGGAAAGGCATGGACTGAGCATTTCCCAGATTGCTGACGCGCAGCATTTGAGAATCGTTGTTATCCAGGCAATTGAGAACGGTGACTACGGGCAGATCGACAGTGAGCTTTTTCTCAAGGGCTATGCTCGGGCCTATGCCAAGCAGGTTGGCCTCAACGGCGACACAATTATTGCGGATCTGAATAGAGAGCTTGAACCCGCGCGACTACAGAAAGCCCGCGAGCTGGAAGCCAATCCGCTAGTAGATATTGAGCGGCGGAGGCGCAGAAAACAAAGGATTGGCAAGCTACTTTTGCTGGTCGCGGCGGCTGTGTTCATCGGCGGTCTCGTTGTCATGTTCGTTGTGCCAAAGTTCAGCTCCGGGGAAGTCGGAGACTCGCTTTCCACAATGTCGGCACCGGGCAATCAGGCTTCTGAAGCAGGCTCAACAGCTGCTTCAGATACGCTGCAAGGCCTGAATAGTGATCGACCTGACCCTCAAACTGAAACTGAAGCCGAAGCGGCCGCTGCTCCTGAAGCTGGGGCGGCAGGCTCTGTGCTGCCCGACGACATTGTACAAGACCAGATACCAGTTGTTGCCCAATCCACTGAGCCCGCGCTGGCTCAGTCATTGGTCAGTGAAGATGCAGCCTCTTTATCAGGCAGGCTGGAAATAGATTTTACGGGCGATTGCTGGGTACAGGTGCAGGACGCGACCGGTAATAGCCTGGCAAGCTCCCTGAAAAGGGCGGGAGACAAGCTCGAAGTATCCGGGCAGTCGCCTTTGAAAGTTGTTATTGGTGCCGTAGATACCGTCAAAGCGATTCGCTTTCAGGGTGAACCTGTGGATATCGCCGACTTTCCGGTCGTGAACAATCGATCTGAGTTCACCCTGACAATCTGA
- the ispG gene encoding flavodoxin-dependent (E)-4-hydroxy-3-methylbut-2-enyl-diphosphate synthase, with protein sequence MKHESPIKRRKSRQIMVGNVPVGGDAPIAVQSMTNTNTCDVDATVGQIAALQEAGADIVRVSVPSMEAADAFGKIRDRVSLPLVADIHFDHKIALRVAELGVDCLRINPGNIGREDRVSAVISAARDRNIPIRIGVNAGSLEKELQRKYGEPTPDALVESAMRHIDILDRHDFQNFKVSLKASEIFMTVAAYRKIASQIEQPLHLGITEAGGLRSGTVKSSIGLGMLLMDGIGDTIRVSLAADPVEEIKVGFDILKSLRLRSRGINFIACPSCSRQNFDVIQTMNDLEVRLEDVREALDVAIIGCIVNGPGEAKEADIGLTGGSPKNLFYMGGKPNQKLDNANLTDDLERLIREEIANRKEREDAIIARSDK encoded by the coding sequence ATGAAACACGAGTCCCCGATCAAAAGACGCAAATCCCGCCAGATCATGGTCGGGAATGTACCCGTTGGCGGTGATGCGCCAATCGCAGTGCAAAGTATGACCAATACCAACACCTGCGATGTTGATGCGACGGTAGGCCAGATTGCCGCGTTGCAGGAAGCAGGTGCGGATATCGTGAGGGTATCCGTTCCTTCAATGGAAGCCGCCGATGCCTTCGGAAAGATTCGTGATCGGGTTTCGCTGCCTTTGGTTGCCGATATTCACTTTGATCACAAAATCGCGCTGCGGGTTGCCGAGCTGGGCGTAGACTGCTTGCGTATCAATCCGGGCAACATTGGTCGAGAAGATCGGGTAAGCGCTGTGATCAGCGCGGCGCGCGACCGCAATATACCGATACGTATCGGTGTAAACGCAGGCTCTCTGGAAAAAGAACTCCAGCGCAAGTACGGAGAGCCGACCCCCGATGCGTTGGTTGAGTCGGCTATGCGCCATATCGATATTCTGGACCGGCATGATTTTCAGAATTTCAAAGTCAGCCTGAAAGCTTCAGAAATCTTTATGACCGTGGCCGCGTACCGCAAAATTGCCTCCCAGATCGAGCAGCCGCTGCATCTTGGCATTACCGAAGCCGGCGGGCTCCGCTCAGGTACGGTGAAATCATCTATTGGCCTCGGTATGCTTTTGATGGACGGCATCGGCGATACTATCCGGGTTTCTTTGGCGGCAGATCCGGTTGAGGAAATCAAGGTTGGTTTCGATATCCTCAAAAGCCTGCGTTTGCGTAGCCGGGGCATTAACTTTATTGCCTGCCCAAGCTGCTCCCGCCAGAACTTTGATGTCATTCAGACCATGAACGATCTTGAAGTTCGGCTTGAAGATGTACGTGAAGCTTTGGACGTTGCCATTATTGGCTGCATCGTGAATGGCCCCGGTGAAGCCAAAGAGGCCGACATCGGGCTTACCGGTGGAAGTCCGAAAAACCTGTTTTATATGGGCGGAAAGCCGAATCAGAAGCTTGATAATGCAAACCTTACCGACGATCTGGAGCGGCTGATTCGTGAAGAGATCGCCAATCGCAAAGAACGGGAAGATGCCATTATTGCGCGTTCAGACAAGTGA
- the hisS gene encoding histidine--tRNA ligase, which produces MAKIQAIRGMNDILPEQTPLWQFVESTARRVLRQYGYQEIRMPVVEQTDLFKRSIGEVTDIVEKEMYTFEDRNGDSLTLRPEGTAGCVRAAEEHGLLFNQTRRLWYTGPMFRHERPQKGRYRQFHQIGVECFGIQGPDIDAELLILTARLWQELGLGTHARLEINSIGSSAARKEFRGALVDYLGQYKAQLDEDSQRRLDTNPLRILDSKDPGTRKLLTDAPRLEDYLDAESREHFDQLKKLLDVAGIAYTVNPALVRGLDYYGKTVFEWVTDSLGAQGTICAGGRYDGLVEQLGGKPTSAVGFAMGLERLILLLDTLGLVPEEANSNADVYVTAMGEAAVAPALALAENLRDELEGRVVISHCGGGSFKSQMKKAGRSGARYAVILGENELENTTAGLKPLRSDEGQSSVAQSDLAAVLAKALAN; this is translated from the coding sequence TTGGCTAAGATTCAGGCAATACGCGGGATGAACGATATCCTGCCAGAGCAGACACCGCTGTGGCAGTTTGTTGAATCCACCGCGCGCAGGGTTTTGCGGCAATATGGTTATCAGGAAATCCGTATGCCCGTGGTGGAGCAGACGGATCTCTTCAAGCGCTCCATCGGCGAGGTTACGGACATCGTCGAAAAGGAGATGTACACCTTTGAGGATCGCAACGGTGACAGCCTGACTCTTCGTCCCGAAGGTACTGCCGGGTGTGTCCGAGCAGCGGAAGAGCACGGTTTGCTGTTCAACCAGACTCGCAGATTGTGGTACACCGGGCCGATGTTCCGGCATGAGCGGCCACAAAAGGGCCGTTACCGTCAATTCCATCAGATCGGTGTTGAGTGTTTTGGCATTCAGGGCCCGGATATTGATGCGGAGCTGCTGATTCTTACAGCAAGGCTCTGGCAAGAGCTCGGCCTTGGCACGCATGCACGTCTGGAAATTAACTCTATTGGTTCGTCGGCGGCACGCAAAGAGTTTCGTGGTGCCCTGGTGGACTACCTGGGGCAGTATAAAGCGCAGCTTGACGAAGACAGCCAGCGACGCCTCGACACCAATCCGCTGCGTATTCTCGACAGTAAAGACCCGGGCACGCGCAAATTGCTTACAGACGCACCGCGTCTGGAAGATTATCTTGATGCCGAATCACGGGAGCACTTTGACCAGCTCAAGAAGCTGCTTGATGTAGCAGGAATTGCATACACCGTTAACCCGGCCCTGGTTCGCGGGCTCGACTACTACGGAAAAACTGTTTTTGAGTGGGTTACCGATAGTCTTGGCGCCCAGGGCACTATTTGTGCAGGTGGGCGGTATGACGGTCTGGTAGAACAGCTTGGCGGGAAACCGACCTCTGCTGTTGGCTTTGCTATGGGGCTTGAACGCCTCATTCTGCTGCTCGATACGCTCGGGCTGGTGCCGGAGGAAGCTAACAGTAACGCGGATGTGTATGTAACGGCTATGGGTGAAGCGGCGGTCGCACCGGCACTGGCACTGGCTGAGAATTTGCGTGACGAGTTAGAGGGCCGGGTGGTTATCAGCCATTGCGGCGGCGGCAGCTTCAAGAGTCAGATGAAGAAAGCAGGCAGAAGTGGTGCCCGCTACGCGGTAATATTGGGGGAGAACGAGCTGGAGAATACGACGGCAGGTCTCAAACCGCTGCGCTCGGACGAAGGCCAGAGCAGTGTGGCGCAGAGTGATCTGGCAGCGGTTCTTGCGAAAGCCCTGGCGAACTGA
- a CDS encoding YfgM family protein, with protein MAELRTEEEQVQAIKEWWKRNGSSLLIGIGAALAIVFGWQAWQNHQDQQRAEAASQFATLLNAFANEADETSGQTVAYVAKTLREDYTDSAYAVYGNLILARQQLIEESDAEAAIDSLQWALEKAGEHKALALVVRNRLARAQFSADRYDDALATIEGAGTLESEDAFAAIFSELRGDILLTQGDEKGARDAYLAARELSQQGRSGILELKLSDLGVGEEA; from the coding sequence ATGGCGGAATTGCGCACCGAAGAAGAACAGGTACAGGCTATCAAGGAATGGTGGAAGCGGAATGGCAGTTCTCTGCTCATTGGTATCGGTGCCGCCTTGGCGATTGTGTTTGGCTGGCAGGCCTGGCAAAACCATCAGGACCAGCAGCGAGCCGAGGCCGCGAGTCAATTCGCAACGCTGCTGAATGCGTTTGCCAACGAAGCAGATGAAACCTCCGGCCAGACAGTGGCGTACGTAGCAAAGACCCTGCGTGAGGATTACACCGACAGCGCCTACGCGGTATACGGCAACCTGATTCTGGCTCGCCAGCAACTGATTGAGGAAAGCGATGCGGAAGCGGCGATAGATTCGCTCCAGTGGGCCCTCGAAAAAGCGGGTGAGCACAAGGCTCTGGCACTGGTAGTCCGTAATCGCCTGGCCCGAGCGCAATTCTCTGCCGATCGCTATGACGATGCACTGGCGACCATTGAGGGCGCAGGAACCCTGGAGAGCGAGGATGCGTTCGCTGCCATTTTCTCTGAATTGCGCGGTGACATACTGCTGACCCAGGGCGATGAGAAGGGTGCCCGTGATGCCTATCTGGCGGCCCGCGAGCTTAGCCAGCAAGGCCGCAGCGGCATTCTGGAGCTCAAGCTGTCTGACCTCGGTGTTGGAGAGGAGGCCTGA
- the bamB gene encoding outer membrane protein assembly factor BamB: MRLNGSRLVRAGIFSVLATALGVSGCSTTDTFEQPVPVPDVDSTVEFKTVWSQSVGDGHDGDFLYLSPLNAGDTVYAASADGELLAMDAETGKLQWERDLEDRIFAGVGGDGTQLYLVTREADLVAFSRENGDELWRRALPTEALAAPQSNGVLVVAQTTDGRVLAFDTATGEKRWQYDGVVPALSLRAAAAPLVGGDVVLASFSNGKLIALSADAGQPLWQYEVGQPQGRTELERLVDISGQPLVLDTAVMVSGYQGKLALVDIRTGQEIWSRKASSLHAPMVGGGNIYLSSANGDVVAYRGSDRREIWLQDALSWRQLTQPAVYENYLVVGDYEGYLHVLSSDDGSLVGQKRYDSDGLRVPLQRMANGNLMVFGNGGKLSVFKLRERN; the protein is encoded by the coding sequence ATGCGGTTGAATGGCAGCAGGCTGGTCCGGGCCGGTATTTTTTCCGTTCTGGCGACGGCACTGGGCGTTTCCGGATGCAGCACCACTGATACCTTTGAACAGCCGGTGCCTGTTCCGGATGTGGACAGCACTGTTGAGTTCAAAACGGTCTGGAGTCAGTCTGTCGGCGATGGACATGATGGCGACTTTCTGTACCTGTCGCCACTGAATGCCGGCGACACAGTGTATGCCGCTTCCGCTGATGGTGAACTGTTAGCCATGGATGCCGAGACCGGGAAGTTGCAGTGGGAGCGGGATCTGGAAGACCGTATCTTTGCCGGCGTTGGTGGTGACGGAACCCAGCTTTATCTGGTTACCCGTGAAGCGGATCTGGTCGCTTTTTCCCGTGAAAACGGCGATGAACTCTGGCGCAGAGCACTGCCAACGGAAGCGCTGGCAGCTCCCCAGTCAAACGGTGTTTTGGTGGTGGCTCAGACCACAGATGGCCGAGTCCTTGCTTTCGATACGGCCACCGGTGAAAAACGCTGGCAGTATGATGGCGTGGTGCCGGCACTTTCACTGCGAGCTGCTGCAGCACCACTGGTAGGTGGCGACGTTGTGCTTGCTTCGTTTTCCAACGGCAAGCTCATTGCGTTGTCAGCCGATGCTGGCCAGCCTCTTTGGCAATACGAAGTAGGGCAGCCTCAGGGGCGCACGGAGCTTGAACGGCTGGTAGACATCTCTGGCCAGCCGCTGGTTCTCGACACTGCGGTGATGGTTTCCGGGTACCAGGGCAAGCTTGCCCTGGTTGATATCCGTACCGGCCAGGAAATCTGGAGCCGTAAGGCATCCAGCCTGCATGCTCCAATGGTCGGAGGAGGCAATATTTACCTGTCTTCCGCAAACGGCGATGTTGTTGCGTATCGCGGCTCTGACCGCAGAGAAATCTGGCTTCAGGATGCTTTATCCTGGCGCCAGCTAACTCAGCCTGCCGTCTATGAAAACTATCTGGTGGTTGGCGATTATGAAGGCTATCTGCATGTGCTTTCCAGCGATGATGGAAGCCTCGTAGGCCAGAAACGTTACGACAGCGATGGTCTTCGGGTTCCGTTACAGCGCATGGCCAACGGAAACCTTATGGTTTTCGGAAACGGCGGTAAACTGTCTGTATTCAAACTCAGGGAGCGGAACTGA
- the der gene encoding ribosome biogenesis GTPase Der: protein MTPVIALVGRPNVGKSTLFNQMTRSRDALVADFPGLTRDRKYGEGIYEDQRFIVIDTGGLTGTEQGLDAEMARQSMQAVEEADIVLFMVDGRAGLTAGDELIADHMRRSGKQAHLVVNKTDGQDPDIAAADFYSLGFESIFMVAASHNRGIRSMLELLLPSEEDRVEADRADRYPGIRIGIVGRPNVGKSTLVNRMLGEERVIVYDMPGTTRDSIYIPYERHEKQYTLIDTAGIRRRKNVNEAVEKFSIIKTLKAIDDAHVVILVIDAQQGLVDQDLHLIGFVLDAGRSLVVAVNKWDGMDPEDRAKVKEQVKRRLDFLDYADKHYISALHGSGVGVMYESVEACYESAMAKWPTNRLTAILEDAISQHQPPLVRGRRIKLRYAHQGGSNPPVIVVHGNQTAALPGSYKRYLENTFRKVLNVTGSPIRFEFRSGENPFSGNVDRKTPRQKVKQDNDLKAGRHSKRTRQKSLKR, encoded by the coding sequence ATGACCCCAGTAATTGCCCTTGTCGGTCGGCCAAATGTCGGCAAGTCGACACTATTCAACCAGATGACGCGATCGCGGGATGCGCTGGTGGCGGATTTTCCTGGCCTGACCCGGGATCGTAAATACGGTGAGGGTATCTACGAGGACCAGCGTTTCATCGTCATTGATACCGGCGGTCTTACGGGCACAGAACAAGGGTTGGATGCTGAAATGGCCCGGCAATCCATGCAGGCTGTCGAAGAGGCGGACATTGTTCTGTTTATGGTTGATGGGCGCGCCGGTCTGACAGCCGGCGATGAGCTGATTGCTGATCACATGCGACGGTCTGGCAAGCAGGCACATCTTGTGGTTAACAAGACGGATGGTCAGGATCCCGACATCGCCGCAGCTGATTTTTATAGCCTCGGATTCGAATCTATCTTTATGGTAGCGGCATCCCACAACCGGGGCATCCGTTCGATGCTGGAGTTGTTGCTGCCGTCTGAAGAAGATCGTGTTGAAGCCGATCGCGCGGATCGGTATCCGGGCATCCGTATAGGTATTGTTGGCCGCCCCAATGTAGGCAAGTCGACGCTGGTTAACCGGATGCTGGGAGAAGAGCGGGTCATTGTTTACGACATGCCCGGAACGACCCGGGACAGTATCTACATTCCTTATGAGCGCCACGAAAAACAATACACCCTGATTGATACTGCAGGTATCCGGCGTCGCAAGAACGTTAATGAGGCTGTCGAAAAGTTTTCTATTATCAAGACGTTGAAAGCTATAGATGATGCCCACGTGGTGATACTGGTAATTGATGCGCAGCAGGGCCTGGTCGATCAGGATCTGCACCTTATCGGTTTTGTTCTTGATGCAGGCCGATCACTGGTCGTTGCGGTCAATAAATGGGACGGCATGGATCCGGAAGATCGCGCCAAGGTAAAGGAGCAGGTAAAGCGTCGCCTGGACTTCCTTGATTACGCTGACAAACACTATATATCCGCACTCCACGGATCCGGTGTGGGCGTTATGTATGAGTCGGTAGAAGCCTGTTACGAATCCGCCATGGCCAAGTGGCCAACGAATCGCCTGACAGCAATCCTTGAGGATGCGATTTCGCAACACCAGCCTCCGTTGGTTCGCGGGCGCAGGATCAAGCTGCGCTATGCCCACCAGGGTGGCTCAAATCCTCCGGTTATTGTTGTTCATGGCAATCAGACAGCTGCCTTGCCGGGTTCTTATAAACGCTATCTCGAAAACACGTTTCGCAAGGTATTGAACGTGACGGGCTCGCCGATCCGGTTTGAGTTCCGTTCCGGTGAGAACCCCTTTTCCGGTAATGTTGACCGGAAAACGCCACGCCAAAAGGTCAAACAAGATAATGATCTGAAGGCAGGGCGCCACTCAAAAAGGACCCGTCAGAAAAGCCTCAAGCGCTGA